In Gadus chalcogrammus isolate NIFS_2021 chromosome 13, NIFS_Gcha_1.0, whole genome shotgun sequence, a single genomic region encodes these proteins:
- the sh2d5 gene encoding SH2 domain-containing protein 5 isoform X1, whose amino-acid sequence MGEAPTREDGSVTRSAEYVGSFPVEDRCLDEQIEHLNRQLKALKTCRIRRGVSLKFSVKGVKMYDEDETKVLMAHALRRVSFSTARPSDSQFAFVSHNPGSANAQLYCHLFKARHARAAQVLNLLLCRCFQLLYLEKHPEEATEDSVGPLPRRNPSLLNHGFPLSVSALVSFRRAPFRGLFPGARSRSKTREKKPASPEEVFTASPSLVRKKAIRSKALRSGAYRSFTFTPLKQRHTHQRLASMQGGEKERSPAKRSSSSSLAQTEEALALAVWCWAGISPDSSSALLEDDVLGSYLLCPHPKKPQSGSLLIRLPSGLGTYLIENTRNDMFHLEKCKREFVSLAVLIEHYTLSQEELACPLSCARVNHCYEWEEEAAGRPLAKGSPAGSHTQEIRL is encoded by the exons ATGGGTGAGGCACCGACGAGGGAAGACGGTTCAGTGACACGTTCAGCTGAG TATGTTGGCTCGTTCCCAGTGGAGGATCGCTGTTTGGATGAGCAGATTGAACACCTGAACCGACAGTTGAAAGCCCTCAAA ACATGCAGAATAAGGAGGGGTGTCTCCCTCAAGTTCTCAGTGAAAGGCGTCAAGATGTACGACGAAGACGAGACG AAGGTCCTGATGGCTCATGCCCTACGCAGAGTCTCCTTCTCCACCGCACGCCCCTCGGACTCACAGTTCGCCTTCGTCTCTCACAACCCGGGAAGCGCCAACGCTCAACTCTACTGCCACCTGTTCAAGGCCCGCCACGCCAGAGCG gccCAGGTATTGAACCTGCTGCTCTGCCGCTGTTTCCAGCTCTTGTACCTGGAGAAACATCCGGAGGAGGCCACAGAGGACTCGGTCGGGCCCCTGCCCCGTCGGAACCCCTCTCTGCTGAACCACGGCTTCCCGCTCAGTGTCAGCGCCCTCGTCTCCTTCAGAAGAGCCCCCTTCAGGGGCCTGTTTCCAGGGGCCAGG TCGCGGTCAAAGACCCGCGAGAAGAAGCCGGCCAGCCCTGAGGAGGTCTTCACCGCCTCCCCGTCGCTGGTGCGCAAGAAGGCCATCCGCAGCAAGGCGCTGCGGTCTGGAGCCTACCGCTCCTTCACCTTCACGCCGCTCAAACAGAGGCACACGCACCAGCGCCTCGCCTCAATGCAAG gaggggagaaggaacGCTCTCCAGCGAAGAGATCTTCCAGCAGCAGCTTGGCCCAAACAGAAGAAGCCTTGGCTCTAGCAGTCTGGTGCTGGGCCGGGATCAGTCC TGACTCCAGCTCGGCTCTGCTGGAGGACGACGTGCTGGGCTCCTACCTCCTCTGTCCCCACCCCAAGAAACCCCAGAGTGGCTCCCTCCTCATCCGCCTCCCCTCCGGCCTGGGCACCTACCTCATAGAAAACACCCGCAACGACATGTTCCACCTGGAG AAATGCAAGCGTGAGTTTGTGTCCTTGGCGGTGCTGATCGAGCACTATACCCTGAGCCAGGAGGAGCTGGCCTGCCCTCTGAGCTGTGCCCGGGTCAACCACTGCTacgagtgggaggaggaggccgccgGCAGACCCCTAGCCAAGGGCTCCCCAGCAGGAAGCCACACCCAGGAAATTAGGCTTTGA
- the sh2d5 gene encoding SH2 domain-containing protein 5 isoform X2 — MGEAPTREDGSVTRSAEYVGSFPVEDRCLDEQIEHLNRQLKALKTCRIRRGVSLKFSVKGVKMYDEDETVLMAHALRRVSFSTARPSDSQFAFVSHNPGSANAQLYCHLFKARHARAAQVLNLLLCRCFQLLYLEKHPEEATEDSVGPLPRRNPSLLNHGFPLSVSALVSFRRAPFRGLFPGARSRSKTREKKPASPEEVFTASPSLVRKKAIRSKALRSGAYRSFTFTPLKQRHTHQRLASMQGGEKERSPAKRSSSSSLAQTEEALALAVWCWAGISPDSSSALLEDDVLGSYLLCPHPKKPQSGSLLIRLPSGLGTYLIENTRNDMFHLEKCKREFVSLAVLIEHYTLSQEELACPLSCARVNHCYEWEEEAAGRPLAKGSPAGSHTQEIRL; from the exons ATGGGTGAGGCACCGACGAGGGAAGACGGTTCAGTGACACGTTCAGCTGAG TATGTTGGCTCGTTCCCAGTGGAGGATCGCTGTTTGGATGAGCAGATTGAACACCTGAACCGACAGTTGAAAGCCCTCAAA ACATGCAGAATAAGGAGGGGTGTCTCCCTCAAGTTCTCAGTGAAAGGCGTCAAGATGTACGACGAAGACGAGACG GTCCTGATGGCTCATGCCCTACGCAGAGTCTCCTTCTCCACCGCACGCCCCTCGGACTCACAGTTCGCCTTCGTCTCTCACAACCCGGGAAGCGCCAACGCTCAACTCTACTGCCACCTGTTCAAGGCCCGCCACGCCAGAGCG gccCAGGTATTGAACCTGCTGCTCTGCCGCTGTTTCCAGCTCTTGTACCTGGAGAAACATCCGGAGGAGGCCACAGAGGACTCGGTCGGGCCCCTGCCCCGTCGGAACCCCTCTCTGCTGAACCACGGCTTCCCGCTCAGTGTCAGCGCCCTCGTCTCCTTCAGAAGAGCCCCCTTCAGGGGCCTGTTTCCAGGGGCCAGG TCGCGGTCAAAGACCCGCGAGAAGAAGCCGGCCAGCCCTGAGGAGGTCTTCACCGCCTCCCCGTCGCTGGTGCGCAAGAAGGCCATCCGCAGCAAGGCGCTGCGGTCTGGAGCCTACCGCTCCTTCACCTTCACGCCGCTCAAACAGAGGCACACGCACCAGCGCCTCGCCTCAATGCAAG gaggggagaaggaacGCTCTCCAGCGAAGAGATCTTCCAGCAGCAGCTTGGCCCAAACAGAAGAAGCCTTGGCTCTAGCAGTCTGGTGCTGGGCCGGGATCAGTCC TGACTCCAGCTCGGCTCTGCTGGAGGACGACGTGCTGGGCTCCTACCTCCTCTGTCCCCACCCCAAGAAACCCCAGAGTGGCTCCCTCCTCATCCGCCTCCCCTCCGGCCTGGGCACCTACCTCATAGAAAACACCCGCAACGACATGTTCCACCTGGAG AAATGCAAGCGTGAGTTTGTGTCCTTGGCGGTGCTGATCGAGCACTATACCCTGAGCCAGGAGGAGCTGGCCTGCCCTCTGAGCTGTGCCCGGGTCAACCACTGCTacgagtgggaggaggaggccgccgGCAGACCCCTAGCCAAGGGCTCCCCAGCAGGAAGCCACACCCAGGAAATTAGGCTTTGA
- the sh2d5 gene encoding SH2 domain-containing protein 5 isoform X3: MYDEDETKVLMAHALRRVSFSTARPSDSQFAFVSHNPGSANAQLYCHLFKARHARAAQVLNLLLCRCFQLLYLEKHPEEATEDSVGPLPRRNPSLLNHGFPLSVSALVSFRRAPFRGLFPGARSRSKTREKKPASPEEVFTASPSLVRKKAIRSKALRSGAYRSFTFTPLKQRHTHQRLASMQGGEKERSPAKRSSSSSLAQTEEALALAVWCWAGISPDSSSALLEDDVLGSYLLCPHPKKPQSGSLLIRLPSGLGTYLIENTRNDMFHLEKCKREFVSLAVLIEHYTLSQEELACPLSCARVNHCYEWEEEAAGRPLAKGSPAGSHTQEIRL, translated from the exons ATGTACGACGAAGACGAGACG AAGGTCCTGATGGCTCATGCCCTACGCAGAGTCTCCTTCTCCACCGCACGCCCCTCGGACTCACAGTTCGCCTTCGTCTCTCACAACCCGGGAAGCGCCAACGCTCAACTCTACTGCCACCTGTTCAAGGCCCGCCACGCCAGAGCG gccCAGGTATTGAACCTGCTGCTCTGCCGCTGTTTCCAGCTCTTGTACCTGGAGAAACATCCGGAGGAGGCCACAGAGGACTCGGTCGGGCCCCTGCCCCGTCGGAACCCCTCTCTGCTGAACCACGGCTTCCCGCTCAGTGTCAGCGCCCTCGTCTCCTTCAGAAGAGCCCCCTTCAGGGGCCTGTTTCCAGGGGCCAGG TCGCGGTCAAAGACCCGCGAGAAGAAGCCGGCCAGCCCTGAGGAGGTCTTCACCGCCTCCCCGTCGCTGGTGCGCAAGAAGGCCATCCGCAGCAAGGCGCTGCGGTCTGGAGCCTACCGCTCCTTCACCTTCACGCCGCTCAAACAGAGGCACACGCACCAGCGCCTCGCCTCAATGCAAG gaggggagaaggaacGCTCTCCAGCGAAGAGATCTTCCAGCAGCAGCTTGGCCCAAACAGAAGAAGCCTTGGCTCTAGCAGTCTGGTGCTGGGCCGGGATCAGTCC TGACTCCAGCTCGGCTCTGCTGGAGGACGACGTGCTGGGCTCCTACCTCCTCTGTCCCCACCCCAAGAAACCCCAGAGTGGCTCCCTCCTCATCCGCCTCCCCTCCGGCCTGGGCACCTACCTCATAGAAAACACCCGCAACGACATGTTCCACCTGGAG AAATGCAAGCGTGAGTTTGTGTCCTTGGCGGTGCTGATCGAGCACTATACCCTGAGCCAGGAGGAGCTGGCCTGCCCTCTGAGCTGTGCCCGGGTCAACCACTGCTacgagtgggaggaggaggccgccgGCAGACCCCTAGCCAAGGGCTCCCCAGCAGGAAGCCACACCCAGGAAATTAGGCTTTGA
- the hp1bp3 gene encoding heterochromatin protein 1-binding protein 3 isoform X1, protein MPIRRAAATPPQDRAASPAPEEGEEAHAEPSEDSPPVMEDEGGAPDCPLPAKEGGEVGASSQTNGEELGSGDVKAELEAENEGHARPTLANGDSLKCQDCAEGQCATHCFVLLKRIKDGGKLGKAKVKKMKKTIPPWASISANKKMAAAVSGFARATPRVDEVLLEAVKSGSERTGMSYMSILKYVTKNYPSLELDKRKYLIKKALKKHLEKGSIKQLKGKGFAGSFAAQKQPANKKSSSSSAAAAVKGEPLGDALPLIITRLCEPKEASYILIKKYLEQHFPQLHIDNRPDLLKSALVRAVDRGHLERITGKGASGTFQLKRTGDKVLLAGGALEDAISAAIIAMNEPKTCSTTTLRKYLCHANEDSTETRIVALLRKTLTKCKMLGWMDQITGTGLNGTYRLAFPYYPSPAVLFPDRVIAPPKKKKTPQRTSDTSEEESESEESEEEEEESDDEPPPPPKRKAGKRPAPKTRRPPPSKKPRSASQSKARGRRAPPIKKQVTPAKKAPPPAKKPAAASKKAAPAKATLPPKATPTAKATPLKRAAPAKRPKTPAVKKLSARGSRAAPRKATPQKATPQKATPRKATPRKATPQKAPARKEAKAPPPGRQSLRSKK, encoded by the exons ATGCCTATCCGCCGAGCGGCAGCAACTCCACCCCAGGACAGGGCAGCCTCCCCGGCCCCGGAGGAAGGTGAGGAAGCCCACGCAG AGCCATCCGAGGATTCGCCCCCAGTGATGGAGGACGAGGGGGGGGCGCCCGACTGCCCGCTCCCAGcgaaggaaggaggggaggtTGGAGCATCCAGCCAGACCAACGGAGAGGAGCTGGGCTCTGGGGATGTGAAGGCGGAGCTGGAAGCGGAGAATGAAGG GCATGCTAGGCCCACGCTGGCAAACGGAGACTCGCTAAAATGCCAGGACTGCGCCGAAGGACAGTGCGCCACACACTGCTTTGTCCTCCTTAAAAG GATAAAGGACGGCGGCAAGCTGGGCAAGGCCAAggtgaagaagatgaagaagaccATCCCCCCCTGGGCATCCATATCGGCCAACAAGAagatggcggcggcggtgagCGGCTTCGCCCGGGCGACGCCCAGGGTGGACGAGGTTCTGCTGGAGGCTGTGAAG TCTGGCAGTGAGCGCACTGGGATGTCCTACATGTCCATCTTGAAATACGTCACAAAGAATTACCCCAGTCTGGAGCTGGACAAGAGGAAATACCTCATCAAGAAGGCCTTGAAGAAACACCTGGAGAAGGGTTCCATCAAACAG cTCAAGGGGAAGGGGTTCGCAGGCAGCTTCGCAGCCCAAAAGCAGCCAGCAAACAAG aagtcgtcgtcgtcgtcggcggcggcggcggtgaagGGCGAGCCTCTGGGGGACGCCCtccccctcatcatcactcggCTGTGTGAGCCCAAGGAGGCGTCCTACATCCTCATCAAGAAGTACTTGGAGCAGCACTTCCCCCAGCTGCACATCGACAACAg GCCCGACCTGCTGAAGTCTGCGTTAGTCCGGGCCGTGGATAGGGGTCACCTGGAGCGGATCACTGGGAAGGGCGCCAGCGGAACCTTCCAG CTGAAGCGAACGGGGGACAAGGTGCTGCTGGCCGGTGGAGCTCTGGAGGACGCTATCAGCGCTGCCATCATCGCCATGAACGAACCCAAGACCTGCAGCACCACAACGCTACGCAAATACCTGTGCCACGCCAACGAGGACAGCACCGAGACACGCATAG tcgcTCTGCTGAGGAAGACGCTCACCAAGTGTAAGATGCTGGGCTGGATGGACCAGATCACCGGGACCGGACTCAACGGGACCTACCGGCTGGCCTTCCCCTACTACCCCAG tCCTGCGGTGCTGTTCCCGGACCGCGTCATCGCACcaccgaagaagaagaaaacccCTCAGCGGACCTCCGACACTTCAGAGGAGGAGTCGGAGTCAGAggagtcggaggaggaggaggaggagtctgacgatgagcccccaccccccccgaagAG GAAAGCGGGCAAGAGGCCCGCCCCCAAGACCCGCAGGCCGCCGCCCAGCAAGAAGCCGCGCAGCGCCAGCCAATCAAAAGCCAGGGGTCGGAGAGCCCCCCCTATCAAGAAGCAGGTGACGCCCGCCAAGAAGGCTCCGCCTCCCGCCAAGAAGCCCGCGGCCGCCTCCAAGAAGGCGGCGCCGGCCAAAGCAACGCTGCCGCCTAAGGCCACGCCCACGGCCAAAGCCACGCCCCTGAAGCGAGCGGCCCCCGCCAAGAGGCCGAAGACTCCGGCGGTGAAGAAGCTCAGTGCCCGCGGCTCTAGGGCCGCACCCCGGAAGGCCACGCCCCAGAAGGCCACGCCCCAGAAGGCCACGCCCCGGAAGGCCACGCCCCGGAAGGCCACGCCCCAGAAGGCGCCAGCCAGGAAGGAGGcgaaggccccgccccccggacGCCAGTCCCTGAGGTCGAAGAAATGA
- the hp1bp3 gene encoding heterochromatin protein 1-binding protein 3 isoform X3: MPIRRAAATPPQDRAASPAPEEEPSEDSPPVMEDEGGAPDCPLPAKEGGEVGASSQTNGEELGSGDVKAELEAENEGHARPTLANGDSLKCQDCAEGQCATHCFVLLKRIKDGGKLGKAKVKKMKKTIPPWASISANKKMAAAVSGFARATPRVDEVLLEAVKSGSERTGMSYMSILKYVTKNYPSLELDKRKYLIKKALKKHLEKGSIKQLKGKGFAGSFAAQKQPANKKSSSSSAAAAVKGEPLGDALPLIITRLCEPKEASYILIKKYLEQHFPQLHIDNRPDLLKSALVRAVDRGHLERITGKGASGTFQLKRTGDKVLLAGGALEDAISAAIIAMNEPKTCSTTTLRKYLCHANEDSTETRIVALLRKTLTKCKMLGWMDQITGTGLNGTYRLAFPYYPSPAVLFPDRVIAPPKKKKTPQRTSDTSEEESESEESEEEEEESDDEPPPPPKRKAGKRPAPKTRRPPPSKKPRSASQSKARGRRAPPIKKQVTPAKKAPPPAKKPAAASKKAAPAKATLPPKATPTAKATPLKRAAPAKRPKTPAVKKLSARGSRAAPRKATPQKATPQKATPRKATPRKATPQKAPARKEAKAPPPGRQSLRSKK; encoded by the exons ATGCCTATCCGCCGAGCGGCAGCAACTCCACCCCAGGACAGGGCAGCCTCCCCGGCCCCGGAGGAAG AGCCATCCGAGGATTCGCCCCCAGTGATGGAGGACGAGGGGGGGGCGCCCGACTGCCCGCTCCCAGcgaaggaaggaggggaggtTGGAGCATCCAGCCAGACCAACGGAGAGGAGCTGGGCTCTGGGGATGTGAAGGCGGAGCTGGAAGCGGAGAATGAAGG GCATGCTAGGCCCACGCTGGCAAACGGAGACTCGCTAAAATGCCAGGACTGCGCCGAAGGACAGTGCGCCACACACTGCTTTGTCCTCCTTAAAAG GATAAAGGACGGCGGCAAGCTGGGCAAGGCCAAggtgaagaagatgaagaagaccATCCCCCCCTGGGCATCCATATCGGCCAACAAGAagatggcggcggcggtgagCGGCTTCGCCCGGGCGACGCCCAGGGTGGACGAGGTTCTGCTGGAGGCTGTGAAG TCTGGCAGTGAGCGCACTGGGATGTCCTACATGTCCATCTTGAAATACGTCACAAAGAATTACCCCAGTCTGGAGCTGGACAAGAGGAAATACCTCATCAAGAAGGCCTTGAAGAAACACCTGGAGAAGGGTTCCATCAAACAG cTCAAGGGGAAGGGGTTCGCAGGCAGCTTCGCAGCCCAAAAGCAGCCAGCAAACAAG aagtcgtcgtcgtcgtcggcggcggcggcggtgaagGGCGAGCCTCTGGGGGACGCCCtccccctcatcatcactcggCTGTGTGAGCCCAAGGAGGCGTCCTACATCCTCATCAAGAAGTACTTGGAGCAGCACTTCCCCCAGCTGCACATCGACAACAg GCCCGACCTGCTGAAGTCTGCGTTAGTCCGGGCCGTGGATAGGGGTCACCTGGAGCGGATCACTGGGAAGGGCGCCAGCGGAACCTTCCAG CTGAAGCGAACGGGGGACAAGGTGCTGCTGGCCGGTGGAGCTCTGGAGGACGCTATCAGCGCTGCCATCATCGCCATGAACGAACCCAAGACCTGCAGCACCACAACGCTACGCAAATACCTGTGCCACGCCAACGAGGACAGCACCGAGACACGCATAG tcgcTCTGCTGAGGAAGACGCTCACCAAGTGTAAGATGCTGGGCTGGATGGACCAGATCACCGGGACCGGACTCAACGGGACCTACCGGCTGGCCTTCCCCTACTACCCCAG tCCTGCGGTGCTGTTCCCGGACCGCGTCATCGCACcaccgaagaagaagaaaacccCTCAGCGGACCTCCGACACTTCAGAGGAGGAGTCGGAGTCAGAggagtcggaggaggaggaggaggagtctgacgatgagcccccaccccccccgaagAG GAAAGCGGGCAAGAGGCCCGCCCCCAAGACCCGCAGGCCGCCGCCCAGCAAGAAGCCGCGCAGCGCCAGCCAATCAAAAGCCAGGGGTCGGAGAGCCCCCCCTATCAAGAAGCAGGTGACGCCCGCCAAGAAGGCTCCGCCTCCCGCCAAGAAGCCCGCGGCCGCCTCCAAGAAGGCGGCGCCGGCCAAAGCAACGCTGCCGCCTAAGGCCACGCCCACGGCCAAAGCCACGCCCCTGAAGCGAGCGGCCCCCGCCAAGAGGCCGAAGACTCCGGCGGTGAAGAAGCTCAGTGCCCGCGGCTCTAGGGCCGCACCCCGGAAGGCCACGCCCCAGAAGGCCACGCCCCAGAAGGCCACGCCCCGGAAGGCCACGCCCCGGAAGGCCACGCCCCAGAAGGCGCCAGCCAGGAAGGAGGcgaaggccccgccccccggacGCCAGTCCCTGAGGTCGAAGAAATGA
- the hp1bp3 gene encoding heterochromatin protein 1-binding protein 3 isoform X2 translates to MPIRRAAATPPQDRAASPAPEEGEEAHAEPSEDSPPVMEDEGGAPDCPLPAKEGGEVGASSQTNGEELGSGDVKAELEAENEGHARPTLANGDSLKCQDCAEGQCATHCFVLLKRIKDGGKLGKAKVKKMKKTIPPWASISANKKMAAAVSGFARATPRVDEVLLEAVKSGSERTGMSYMSILKYVTKNYPSLELDKRKYLIKKALKKHLEKGSIKQLKGKGFAGSFAAQKQPANKSSSSSAAAAVKGEPLGDALPLIITRLCEPKEASYILIKKYLEQHFPQLHIDNRPDLLKSALVRAVDRGHLERITGKGASGTFQLKRTGDKVLLAGGALEDAISAAIIAMNEPKTCSTTTLRKYLCHANEDSTETRIVALLRKTLTKCKMLGWMDQITGTGLNGTYRLAFPYYPSPAVLFPDRVIAPPKKKKTPQRTSDTSEEESESEESEEEEEESDDEPPPPPKRKAGKRPAPKTRRPPPSKKPRSASQSKARGRRAPPIKKQVTPAKKAPPPAKKPAAASKKAAPAKATLPPKATPTAKATPLKRAAPAKRPKTPAVKKLSARGSRAAPRKATPQKATPQKATPRKATPRKATPQKAPARKEAKAPPPGRQSLRSKK, encoded by the exons ATGCCTATCCGCCGAGCGGCAGCAACTCCACCCCAGGACAGGGCAGCCTCCCCGGCCCCGGAGGAAGGTGAGGAAGCCCACGCAG AGCCATCCGAGGATTCGCCCCCAGTGATGGAGGACGAGGGGGGGGCGCCCGACTGCCCGCTCCCAGcgaaggaaggaggggaggtTGGAGCATCCAGCCAGACCAACGGAGAGGAGCTGGGCTCTGGGGATGTGAAGGCGGAGCTGGAAGCGGAGAATGAAGG GCATGCTAGGCCCACGCTGGCAAACGGAGACTCGCTAAAATGCCAGGACTGCGCCGAAGGACAGTGCGCCACACACTGCTTTGTCCTCCTTAAAAG GATAAAGGACGGCGGCAAGCTGGGCAAGGCCAAggtgaagaagatgaagaagaccATCCCCCCCTGGGCATCCATATCGGCCAACAAGAagatggcggcggcggtgagCGGCTTCGCCCGGGCGACGCCCAGGGTGGACGAGGTTCTGCTGGAGGCTGTGAAG TCTGGCAGTGAGCGCACTGGGATGTCCTACATGTCCATCTTGAAATACGTCACAAAGAATTACCCCAGTCTGGAGCTGGACAAGAGGAAATACCTCATCAAGAAGGCCTTGAAGAAACACCTGGAGAAGGGTTCCATCAAACAG cTCAAGGGGAAGGGGTTCGCAGGCAGCTTCGCAGCCCAAAAGCAGCCAGCAAACAAG tcgtcgtcgtcgtcggcggcggcggcggtgaagGGCGAGCCTCTGGGGGACGCCCtccccctcatcatcactcggCTGTGTGAGCCCAAGGAGGCGTCCTACATCCTCATCAAGAAGTACTTGGAGCAGCACTTCCCCCAGCTGCACATCGACAACAg GCCCGACCTGCTGAAGTCTGCGTTAGTCCGGGCCGTGGATAGGGGTCACCTGGAGCGGATCACTGGGAAGGGCGCCAGCGGAACCTTCCAG CTGAAGCGAACGGGGGACAAGGTGCTGCTGGCCGGTGGAGCTCTGGAGGACGCTATCAGCGCTGCCATCATCGCCATGAACGAACCCAAGACCTGCAGCACCACAACGCTACGCAAATACCTGTGCCACGCCAACGAGGACAGCACCGAGACACGCATAG tcgcTCTGCTGAGGAAGACGCTCACCAAGTGTAAGATGCTGGGCTGGATGGACCAGATCACCGGGACCGGACTCAACGGGACCTACCGGCTGGCCTTCCCCTACTACCCCAG tCCTGCGGTGCTGTTCCCGGACCGCGTCATCGCACcaccgaagaagaagaaaacccCTCAGCGGACCTCCGACACTTCAGAGGAGGAGTCGGAGTCAGAggagtcggaggaggaggaggaggagtctgacgatgagcccccaccccccccgaagAG GAAAGCGGGCAAGAGGCCCGCCCCCAAGACCCGCAGGCCGCCGCCCAGCAAGAAGCCGCGCAGCGCCAGCCAATCAAAAGCCAGGGGTCGGAGAGCCCCCCCTATCAAGAAGCAGGTGACGCCCGCCAAGAAGGCTCCGCCTCCCGCCAAGAAGCCCGCGGCCGCCTCCAAGAAGGCGGCGCCGGCCAAAGCAACGCTGCCGCCTAAGGCCACGCCCACGGCCAAAGCCACGCCCCTGAAGCGAGCGGCCCCCGCCAAGAGGCCGAAGACTCCGGCGGTGAAGAAGCTCAGTGCCCGCGGCTCTAGGGCCGCACCCCGGAAGGCCACGCCCCAGAAGGCCACGCCCCAGAAGGCCACGCCCCGGAAGGCCACGCCCCGGAAGGCCACGCCCCAGAAGGCGCCAGCCAGGAAGGAGGcgaaggccccgccccccggacGCCAGTCCCTGAGGTCGAAGAAATGA
- the hp1bp3 gene encoding heterochromatin protein 1-binding protein 3 isoform X4, translating to MPIRRAAATPPQDRAASPAPEEGEEAHAEPSEDSPPVMEDEGGAPDCPLPAKEGGEVGASSQTNGEELGSGDVKAELEAENEGIKDGGKLGKAKVKKMKKTIPPWASISANKKMAAAVSGFARATPRVDEVLLEAVKSGSERTGMSYMSILKYVTKNYPSLELDKRKYLIKKALKKHLEKGSIKQLKGKGFAGSFAAQKQPANKKSSSSSAAAAVKGEPLGDALPLIITRLCEPKEASYILIKKYLEQHFPQLHIDNRPDLLKSALVRAVDRGHLERITGKGASGTFQLKRTGDKVLLAGGALEDAISAAIIAMNEPKTCSTTTLRKYLCHANEDSTETRIVALLRKTLTKCKMLGWMDQITGTGLNGTYRLAFPYYPSPAVLFPDRVIAPPKKKKTPQRTSDTSEEESESEESEEEEEESDDEPPPPPKRKAGKRPAPKTRRPPPSKKPRSASQSKARGRRAPPIKKQVTPAKKAPPPAKKPAAASKKAAPAKATLPPKATPTAKATPLKRAAPAKRPKTPAVKKLSARGSRAAPRKATPQKATPQKATPRKATPRKATPQKAPARKEAKAPPPGRQSLRSKK from the exons ATGCCTATCCGCCGAGCGGCAGCAACTCCACCCCAGGACAGGGCAGCCTCCCCGGCCCCGGAGGAAGGTGAGGAAGCCCACGCAG AGCCATCCGAGGATTCGCCCCCAGTGATGGAGGACGAGGGGGGGGCGCCCGACTGCCCGCTCCCAGcgaaggaaggaggggaggtTGGAGCATCCAGCCAGACCAACGGAGAGGAGCTGGGCTCTGGGGATGTGAAGGCGGAGCTGGAAGCGGAGAATGAAGG GATAAAGGACGGCGGCAAGCTGGGCAAGGCCAAggtgaagaagatgaagaagaccATCCCCCCCTGGGCATCCATATCGGCCAACAAGAagatggcggcggcggtgagCGGCTTCGCCCGGGCGACGCCCAGGGTGGACGAGGTTCTGCTGGAGGCTGTGAAG TCTGGCAGTGAGCGCACTGGGATGTCCTACATGTCCATCTTGAAATACGTCACAAAGAATTACCCCAGTCTGGAGCTGGACAAGAGGAAATACCTCATCAAGAAGGCCTTGAAGAAACACCTGGAGAAGGGTTCCATCAAACAG cTCAAGGGGAAGGGGTTCGCAGGCAGCTTCGCAGCCCAAAAGCAGCCAGCAAACAAG aagtcgtcgtcgtcgtcggcggcggcggcggtgaagGGCGAGCCTCTGGGGGACGCCCtccccctcatcatcactcggCTGTGTGAGCCCAAGGAGGCGTCCTACATCCTCATCAAGAAGTACTTGGAGCAGCACTTCCCCCAGCTGCACATCGACAACAg GCCCGACCTGCTGAAGTCTGCGTTAGTCCGGGCCGTGGATAGGGGTCACCTGGAGCGGATCACTGGGAAGGGCGCCAGCGGAACCTTCCAG CTGAAGCGAACGGGGGACAAGGTGCTGCTGGCCGGTGGAGCTCTGGAGGACGCTATCAGCGCTGCCATCATCGCCATGAACGAACCCAAGACCTGCAGCACCACAACGCTACGCAAATACCTGTGCCACGCCAACGAGGACAGCACCGAGACACGCATAG tcgcTCTGCTGAGGAAGACGCTCACCAAGTGTAAGATGCTGGGCTGGATGGACCAGATCACCGGGACCGGACTCAACGGGACCTACCGGCTGGCCTTCCCCTACTACCCCAG tCCTGCGGTGCTGTTCCCGGACCGCGTCATCGCACcaccgaagaagaagaaaacccCTCAGCGGACCTCCGACACTTCAGAGGAGGAGTCGGAGTCAGAggagtcggaggaggaggaggaggagtctgacgatgagcccccaccccccccgaagAG GAAAGCGGGCAAGAGGCCCGCCCCCAAGACCCGCAGGCCGCCGCCCAGCAAGAAGCCGCGCAGCGCCAGCCAATCAAAAGCCAGGGGTCGGAGAGCCCCCCCTATCAAGAAGCAGGTGACGCCCGCCAAGAAGGCTCCGCCTCCCGCCAAGAAGCCCGCGGCCGCCTCCAAGAAGGCGGCGCCGGCCAAAGCAACGCTGCCGCCTAAGGCCACGCCCACGGCCAAAGCCACGCCCCTGAAGCGAGCGGCCCCCGCCAAGAGGCCGAAGACTCCGGCGGTGAAGAAGCTCAGTGCCCGCGGCTCTAGGGCCGCACCCCGGAAGGCCACGCCCCAGAAGGCCACGCCCCAGAAGGCCACGCCCCGGAAGGCCACGCCCCGGAAGGCCACGCCCCAGAAGGCGCCAGCCAGGAAGGAGGcgaaggccccgccccccggacGCCAGTCCCTGAGGTCGAAGAAATGA